A stretch of Sulfurimonas autotrophica DSM 16294 DNA encodes these proteins:
- a CDS encoding uracil-DNA glycosylase produces the protein MIILDDEWKKFLSDEIHKEYFIELMKKVSLEYESRTVFPSYKNIFRAFNLVNPSEVKVIIIGQDPYHGMNQANGLAFSVCDRCKIPPSLRNIYKELVDDLGCKYPKSGNLTQWTAEGVLLINAVLTVEKGQANSHKEFGWQKFTDAVIKKLSDEKTNLVFILWGAPSQKKESFIDTKKHFVVKSAHPSPLSAYRGFFGSKPFSKTNEYLIAQKKKPINWCLDAEQTLL, from the coding sequence ATGATAATTTTAGACGATGAATGGAAAAAATTTCTTAGTGATGAAATTCATAAAGAATATTTTATTGAACTTATGAAAAAAGTATCTTTAGAATATGAATCAAGAACCGTATTTCCAAGCTATAAAAATATATTTAGAGCTTTTAATTTAGTAAATCCTTCTGAGGTAAAAGTTATAATTATAGGGCAGGATCCATATCATGGGATGAATCAGGCTAACGGACTTGCTTTTTCTGTTTGTGACAGATGTAAAATTCCGCCTTCATTGAGAAATATATATAAAGAATTGGTAGATGATTTAGGCTGTAAATATCCTAAAAGTGGTAATCTGACGCAATGGACGGCTGAAGGTGTTTTACTTATAAATGCTGTTTTAACAGTAGAAAAAGGGCAAGCAAATTCGCATAAAGAATTTGGCTGGCAGAAATTTACTGATGCTGTTATTAAAAAACTCTCTGATGAAAAGACAAATTTAGTATTTATACTCTGGGGTGCTCCATCTCAAAAAAAAGAGTCATTCATAGATACAAAAAAGCATTTTGTTGTTAAATCTGCTCATCCCTCTCCGCTCTCGGCATACAGAGGATTTTTTGGTTCAAAACCCTTTTCTAAAACAAATGAGTATTTGATTGCTCAGAAAAAGAAGCCTATTAATTGGTGTCTTGACGCAGAACAAACTCTGCTATGA
- the mnmA gene encoding tRNA 2-thiouridine(34) synthase MnmA, with protein sequence MKEKVLVGMSGGVDSTITSLLLKEQGYEVEGLYMKLHSKPGYHEIHQARAQKAADFVGIKLHVLDLQETFNEKVFQPFIDTYAEGKTPNPCALCNRNLKFGEMIKFADEIGAQYLATGHYIKTDGEYLYAADDDTKDQSYFLFYINREILPRLKFPLGERHKKDIKELAASIKGLESFSSQAESSEICFVETTYTDLLKDYVKVDQVGEVLDQEGNVVGEHKGYMHYTIGKRKGFTVHGAHDPHFVLSINPEKNQIVVGKKEDLACYDVKLNNLNMFDDRKEFDTTVKLRYRTKAVKCNVKIENDVAYLKLEESVFGVAVGQAAVFYDDDKLIGGGWIIES encoded by the coding sequence ATGAAAGAAAAAGTCTTAGTAGGAATGAGCGGGGGTGTTGATTCAACAATTACTTCTCTATTGTTAAAAGAGCAAGGCTATGAAGTAGAAGGTTTATATATGAAACTTCACTCAAAACCGGGATATCATGAAATTCATCAAGCACGTGCACAAAAAGCCGCTGATTTTGTCGGTATTAAGTTACATGTACTTGATTTACAAGAAACATTCAATGAAAAAGTATTTCAGCCGTTTATAGATACATACGCTGAGGGTAAAACTCCAAATCCATGTGCATTATGTAATAGAAATCTTAAATTTGGTGAGATGATAAAGTTTGCTGATGAGATAGGTGCTCAGTATTTGGCAACCGGACATTATATTAAAACAGATGGGGAGTATTTATATGCTGCTGATGATGACACAAAAGATCAAAGTTATTTTCTTTTCTATATTAATAGAGAAATTCTTCCAAGATTAAAATTTCCTTTAGGAGAACGTCATAAAAAAGATATAAAAGAGTTGGCTGCATCTATAAAAGGATTAGAATCATTTTCATCACAGGCAGAATCGAGTGAAATATGTTTTGTGGAAACCACATATACAGATTTACTAAAAGATTATGTAAAAGTTGATCAGGTCGGAGAAGTACTTGATCAAGAAGGTAATGTGGTTGGCGAGCATAAAGGATATATGCACTATACAATTGGAAAGCGCAAAGGCTTTACAGTGCATGGCGCACATGACCCTCATTTTGTACTGAGTATTAACCCTGAAAAAAATCAAATAGTTGTTGGAAAAAAAGAAGATTTAGCCTGCTATGATGTAAAGCTCAATAATTTAAATATGTTTGATGATAGAAAAGAGTTTGATACAACTGTAAAACTGCGCTATAGAACTAAAGCAGTAAAATGTAATGTAAAGATAGAAAATGATGTTGCATACCTAAAATTAGAAGAGAGTGTATTTGGTGTTGCAGTTGGACAAGCTGCAGTATTTTATGATGATGACAAGCTAATTGGTGGTGGCTGGATTATAGAATCTTAG
- a CDS encoding trypsin-like peptidase domain-containing protein codes for MNTQTLLETYIENIIQIMTPYGSGTGFIIDDLIITNSHVCSGLKEVVIKAEHIPRSIARVIYDDPYYDLAFIKYDFKKPKNPLKLAQENVENGDTTIAIGHPYGLNYTATEGIVSRAARLMGDLEYIQIDAAINPGNSGGPLLNDKGEVTGVNTFIIQNANNLGFALPVHYLKDALLAFKKLAVENIIKCPSCKNLIQEKDIKNDYCPKCGAELEIARLRRKGYTPIGPTKLIEDILGSLGINVTLARRSQSSWRVDEGTSRININYYENGIIIGDAKLCGIPKNNIEKMYDFLLDENNKLSYLQFSINENSVYLSYLVIDSSLTKEEGKIAINKLIKDANKYDNILINKYGALRQKKDTDD; via the coding sequence ATTAGAAACCTATATTGAAAACATTATACAGATTATGACACCATACGGCAGTGGAACCGGCTTTATAATAGATGATTTAATCATAACGAATTCTCATGTATGTTCAGGACTCAAAGAAGTTGTTATTAAAGCAGAGCATATACCAAGAAGTATTGCGAGAGTTATTTATGATGATCCATATTATGATTTGGCTTTTATAAAATATGATTTTAAAAAACCGAAAAATCCACTGAAACTTGCCCAAGAAAATGTAGAAAATGGAGATACAACTATAGCAATAGGACACCCTTACGGTCTTAATTACACAGCAACAGAGGGCATAGTCTCACGTGCGGCCAGACTTATGGGTGATTTGGAGTATATTCAAATTGATGCTGCCATCAACCCGGGAAACAGCGGAGGGCCTCTTTTAAATGACAAAGGAGAAGTCACAGGAGTCAATACCTTCATTATTCAAAATGCAAATAATTTAGGTTTTGCTCTGCCTGTTCACTACCTTAAAGATGCACTTTTAGCTTTTAAAAAACTTGCTGTAGAAAACATTATAAAATGCCCCTCTTGTAAAAATCTCATTCAAGAAAAAGATATAAAAAACGACTATTGTCCCAAATGCGGGGCAGAGCTAGAAATAGCCAGACTCAGGAGAAAAGGCTACACACCTATCGGACCGACAAAACTTATCGAAGATATACTTGGATCCTTAGGCATTAATGTCACACTCGCGAGAAGAAGTCAGTCCTCTTGGAGAGTAGATGAGGGGACTTCAAGAATAAATATCAATTATTATGAAAACGGCATAATTATCGGAGATGCAAAACTTTGCGGTATTCCAAAAAATAATATAGAAAAAATGTATGATTTTTTACTCGATGAAAATAATAAACTCTCTTATTTACAATTTTCCATCAATGAAAACAGTGTATATCTTTCTTATTTAGTTATAGACTCTTCCTTAACAAAAGAAGAGGGGAAAATTGCAATAAATAAGTTAATAAAAGATGCAAATAAGTATGATAATATTCTGATAAATAAATATGGTGCTTTACGACAAAAAAAAGACACTGACGACTAA
- the fliY gene encoding flagellar motor switch protein FliY → MSDFMKLFEDETVGTIEALIGTAPSLELKEEQELSIISNIVPPIVLVKIKVSGDVDADAMIALPPNLAASLSDMMMGEEASDREDVSEDDLDAAKEIVSNIFGAISNTLSAQKELPVLSFSIENIELVGDDDEVSLEAFSRMYVYKFNLESVHSLLMFIIDEKLKNVLFPSDTSSESAEIEENRSTAAASSHISSNCEEDITLSNEEMKNIALIMDVKLPVRVRIGKKRMLLKDVLNMDIGSVIELNQLANDPLEILVDNHVVAQGEVVIVDGNFGIQVTTIGTKKERLTQLKG, encoded by the coding sequence ATGAGTGACTTTATGAAACTATTTGAAGATGAAACAGTTGGTACTATTGAAGCACTTATTGGAACTGCTCCGAGTTTGGAATTAAAAGAAGAACAAGAATTAAGTATTATCTCCAATATCGTGCCTCCAATTGTTTTGGTAAAAATTAAAGTAAGCGGCGATGTTGACGCAGATGCAATGATAGCATTACCGCCAAATTTGGCAGCTTCTCTTTCAGATATGATGATGGGTGAAGAAGCTAGTGATAGAGAAGATGTAAGTGAAGATGATCTTGATGCAGCAAAAGAGATAGTTTCAAATATTTTTGGAGCTATTAGCAATACACTTTCTGCGCAGAAAGAACTACCTGTTTTATCTTTTAGTATTGAGAATATAGAGCTCGTCGGTGATGATGATGAAGTAAGCTTGGAAGCTTTCAGCAGAATGTATGTTTATAAGTTTAACTTAGAATCAGTACATTCATTATTGATGTTCATTATAGATGAAAAATTAAAAAATGTATTATTTCCTTCAGACACTTCATCAGAGAGTGCTGAAATTGAAGAAAATAGGAGCACTGCAGCAGCTTCGTCACACATATCATCAAATTGCGAAGAAGATATTACTTTAAGCAATGAAGAGATGAAAAATATTGCACTTATAATGGATGTAAAACTTCCTGTAAGAGTAAGAATTGGTAAAAAAAGAATGCTGCTAAAAGATGTATTAAATATGGATATTGGTTCAGTTATTGAATTGAATCAATTAGCTAATGACCCACTAGAAATTTTAGTAGATAATCATGTTGTAGCACAAGGTGAAGTAGTGATTGTAGATGGTAACTTTGGTATACAAGTGACAACTATAGGTACAAAAAAAGAAAGATTGACACAGCTTAAGGGCTAA
- a CDS encoding endonuclease/exonuclease/phosphatase family protein, translated as MKIATYNVENLFDLQRNGHEYKEYIPYTKSNWNDTNYKVKLKNIAKVIKDMNPDIIGLQEIESLQALKDLRYALKRESIYYQYYKIANLKRTTVKVAILSKIPFVYTHEIAVTSSYRYRNILEAKFKINNEDLYVLVNHWKSKAGPESMRIVSAKKLKKRMQELGAKKNIIALGDLNSDYEEYKIFKRKRKHNDTDGITGINHILGTINYQQDAKHTKIDSDELYNLWYDTDSAKRYSYIYRGKKEAMDNILISAALLDKKGLDYKLHSISVYEKPYLFKGKSIFRWQTTRSRLRRHKGKGYSDHLPVIAEFVLRQDTN; from the coding sequence TTGAAAATAGCAACATATAATGTCGAAAATCTTTTTGATTTACAGCGAAACGGCCATGAATATAAAGAGTACATTCCATATACCAAATCAAACTGGAATGATACAAACTATAAAGTTAAATTGAAAAATATTGCAAAAGTCATTAAAGATATGAATCCTGATATTATCGGACTGCAAGAGATAGAATCACTTCAAGCACTCAAAGATTTACGATATGCCTTAAAAAGAGAAAGTATTTATTATCAATACTACAAAATAGCTAATTTAAAAAGAACAACGGTAAAAGTGGCGATACTGAGTAAAATTCCTTTTGTTTACACACATGAGATTGCCGTCACTTCTTCTTATAGATACAGAAATATACTAGAAGCGAAGTTTAAAATTAACAATGAAGATTTATATGTTTTAGTCAATCATTGGAAATCTAAAGCAGGACCTGAAAGCATGCGAATTGTATCTGCTAAAAAATTAAAAAAAAGAATGCAGGAACTTGGAGCAAAAAAAAATATAATAGCGCTCGGTGATTTGAATTCTGATTATGAAGAGTATAAAATTTTTAAAAGAAAAAGAAAACATAACGATACAGATGGAATCACCGGCATCAACCATATACTTGGTACTATAAATTATCAACAGGATGCGAAACATACTAAAATTGATTCAGATGAGCTTTATAACTTATGGTATGACACTGATTCAGCAAAAAGGTACAGTTATATATACAGAGGCAAAAAAGAAGCAATGGACAATATCCTTATATCAGCCGCTTTGCTTGATAAAAAAGGATTAGACTACAAACTTCACAGTATAAGTGTATACGAAAAACCATATCTCTTTAAAGGAAAATCAATTTTTAGATGGCAGACAACAAGAAGCAGACTCAGACGCCATAAAGGAAAAGGTTATTCTGACCATCTCCCCGTCATAGCAGAGTTTGTTCTGCGTCAAGACACCAATTAA
- a CDS encoding M3 family metallopeptidase, translating into MAKFLKFDCNLENFILQLRQHLDDNNKKIDNLLKQEKKTYANFVKPLEMMDEYLEQFFTPLSHLNSVNNSEKTQQVYTESLPLITEYSTQLLQNIDIYNAYKKILQNEITSLNVEQKRVLELNILHFELSGAHLDKKTKQRLQEINIKKSELSNNFSQNLLDATNAYEYIITDEADIEGVPQSEIKNAKFEEDGVTKYKFTLQMPSYIAYMTYGKNRAIREELYRAYVSRAPQNAKIIDELLALRNEMSQLLGFKNYAELSLATKMAKDEKSVLGFLENLLHDSIPQAKNELQELQNIAPHKLKSHDTSYYAEILKKAQYDIDEEEYRPYFEQKNVVEGMFLFLNKLFCITCKQVDEELWHEKAYAYDVYENNILKARIYLDLEARESKRGGAWMHNWQTHCSDEKGNQQLASAFVVCNFPPSSDTNPSLLRHDDVVTLFHETGHTLHHILSEVNENEVSGVNGVEWDAVEFPSQFLENFVYEPQVLKMFAKHYETNEIISDEMINKLVRSKNFLSAMGMLRQLEFSLFDFKLHTKVYQGDEVQNLLDSIRNKTALIKPPKYNKFQNGFAHIFSGGYAAGYYSYKWAEVLSADTFYAVVDENIFNSPIAKQYQNIILHRGGSQSMQKLYHALMGRDANTSQLLRLNGIKK; encoded by the coding sequence ATGGCAAAATTTTTAAAATTTGATTGTAATTTAGAAAATTTCATATTACAACTGAGACAACACTTAGATGATAATAATAAAAAAATAGATAATCTGCTTAAACAAGAGAAAAAGACCTATGCAAATTTTGTAAAACCTTTGGAAATGATGGATGAATATTTGGAACAATTTTTTACGCCATTATCACATCTTAACTCTGTAAACAACTCTGAAAAAACGCAACAAGTCTATACAGAATCATTACCGCTTATTACAGAATACTCGACACAACTTTTACAAAATATTGATATATACAATGCATACAAAAAAATTTTACAAAATGAAATAACATCACTTAATGTTGAACAAAAAAGAGTTTTAGAATTAAATATCTTGCATTTTGAGTTAAGCGGTGCCCATCTTGATAAAAAAACAAAACAGAGGCTTCAAGAAATAAATATAAAAAAGAGTGAACTCTCCAATAATTTTTCGCAAAACCTGCTTGATGCAACAAATGCTTATGAATACATAATAACGGATGAAGCAGATATAGAAGGAGTGCCTCAAAGCGAAATCAAAAATGCGAAATTTGAAGAGGACGGTGTTACAAAATATAAATTTACTCTGCAGATGCCCTCATATATAGCTTATATGACATACGGAAAAAACAGAGCAATTAGAGAAGAACTCTACCGTGCCTATGTTTCACGCGCACCACAGAATGCAAAAATTATTGACGAGCTACTGGCACTGCGAAATGAGATGAGCCAACTGCTTGGGTTTAAAAACTATGCAGAGCTCTCCCTTGCTACAAAAATGGCTAAAGATGAAAAAAGTGTTTTAGGATTCTTGGAAAATCTTCTGCACGACTCAATTCCTCAGGCAAAGAATGAACTTCAAGAGCTGCAAAACATAGCACCGCATAAACTGAAGAGTCACGATACATCTTATTACGCTGAAATACTAAAAAAAGCCCAGTATGATATAGATGAAGAAGAGTATCGTCCCTATTTTGAGCAAAAGAATGTTGTTGAAGGGATGTTTTTATTTTTAAACAAGCTTTTTTGCATTACATGTAAACAAGTAGATGAAGAGTTATGGCACGAAAAAGCTTATGCGTATGACGTTTATGAAAATAACATTTTAAAAGCAAGAATATATCTTGATTTAGAAGCAAGGGAGTCAAAACGCGGAGGTGCATGGATGCATAATTGGCAAACGCATTGCAGCGATGAAAAAGGCAATCAGCAACTTGCCTCTGCTTTTGTAGTGTGTAACTTTCCACCCTCTAGCGATACAAATCCATCACTGCTTCGTCATGATGATGTCGTTACTCTTTTTCATGAGACAGGACATACTTTGCACCACATACTCAGCGAAGTCAATGAAAACGAAGTAAGCGGTGTAAACGGTGTTGAGTGGGATGCAGTAGAATTTCCTTCTCAGTTTTTAGAAAATTTTGTATATGAACCTCAAGTGCTTAAAATGTTTGCAAAACATTACGAAACGAATGAAATAATTTCCGATGAAATGATAAACAAGCTTGTACGAAGTAAAAACTTTTTATCTGCTATGGGAATGCTCAGACAACTGGAGTTTTCACTCTTTGATTTTAAACTCCATACAAAAGTATATCAAGGAGATGAAGTACAAAATTTACTTGATAGTATCAGGAATAAAACTGCACTCATAAAACCGCCGAAATATAATAAATTTCAGAATGGATTTGCTCATATATTTTCAGGCGGCTATGCGGCAGGATATTATAGCTATAAATGGGCAGAAGTACTGAGTGCAGATACTTTTTATGCTGTTGTTGATGAAAATATATTTAATTCACCTATTGCAAAACAGTATCAAAATATCATTTTGCATCGCGGCGGTTCACAAAGTATGCAAAAGCTCTATCATGCACTGATGGGCAGAGATGCAAATACAAGCCAGCTGCTAAGACTCAACGGCATTAAAAAGTGA